gaaaatctcttttatataatatcacaaatttaatgtcttttttttatttatttaatgcggtagtcattttaatttaaaattattattgtgttagttgatttattaactacgtaattattgtgttagttgaattattagatttatatcaaattataatattttgataataaatattatatatttttttaatttattttaaaattttaattaatatgtccAAGTAACCTGGATTGATTAACCAATTATTGATATTTTAGTATGTCTCAAAAACTACGTGGAGCTCAAATCATATAATGTACTTAAAACATCTTcttctttataatataataataagttgcatGCAACATAACTCCACCGTGGCTTATTAAAATGAGAGGGAAGGTGCAAAATAATGATTGAATATGCCATAAAATCTAGCTACAAACTTCGCAAAAATGTCTCCGACAATCACGCCACTCATATAAAACCAAAAGGACTGAATAGTATATATCCATAAGTTTTGGTTATTCAAGAAGTATTATTGTTTATAACCATAATAAAGTCATATGGAAAAGTATGAGGGGGTGAAGCTGTAAACATTATCGATCAAAGAAAGCCAAAGCTataattgactttttttttaagtgcTATTTtaaagtagtagtagtagtagtaataatatAGTAAAAATAAAAGCACATGGCGACCTCTATTCATCTTGTCTCTTTTGATGCCACTAAGTCATTGGCAATTTTCTAAAAGTGTGAATATAActtaagtttataaaataagGAGCCTgaatgaagatatatatatatatattaaataagagTGATCTCTATATATTCATCATCCCTAGTTCTTGGGAAACAAATCCATTTGGCCATGTCTAATAACTTAAAATGgattacaaaatcataatagtGTGTTGGTCAAGATACAACATGTTATTTTATGAAATTGGCTGGCAATACTTAAATTGGGAAGATATCAATGCCCAGCTAGTTGATAACAGAGTATTGCATGTCATTACCCGATATTTTTAACTTCTAGAGAGGATACACCTTACTTTATTTGGACTGTTTTTGAGGTTAGACACCGTGCATTGATCAATGAAAGAAACAGAATACTATGTAATATGGTTATTACATATTGTAATTACTCAATTATTtataacactatatatattataaagtaataaaactaaaagaggtgatatataaatatcatcattttttattaatatacaaATCACAATTATGTAGTGTCAGTTTATAGTTTATGCAGCCTGCAATAATAATATTTAGTAGaataaatcaatcaaaaatGATGATCCTTATATGAACACCTTAAAATTACTAATGGTGGATTTGTTTTTGTAGAGAATGATACTGTAAATGAAATAGGTCTGCATACATATATAGCATGGTCAACAACATTAGTGATATGGTCTTAAATGGACCCATTGAGTGGGTTACAAGCTATAACATACTACAAGTACTACACTACTAGCAAGAATCGAGTCAAACACCATCATCAATGCATCTCCTCTCACTTATTGGAAATCATCATCCACATCATATCATCCAATTTAATTAATCTACACATTATTTCtacaatattattattgttgttagtAAATCTCATTAACTTTTCATTTCAatgtaattttctttcttttttttaataattattttcacatatacaatcatACACACAATTCCACATTTCAGTACTATAATACATAGAGCATTTAATGTCttttatgtaattttctttcctttgaAAACTGCTAAGTATATACCATTATCTTaatgttcaatatatatatatatatatgccattatattaaaaacataatgatatatccttctaattaattctcttaaaaatctgactaattataaaattatgacatgtgataaaatcaaaagataagatggaaaaaaaaagaaatacacATTTCATTTTGCTTACAAATATTTACAAGGGTCACACCAAAAATTTATATCCTAAGACAAATTAATAAAGACAAAACATAAAAGGAACCGATTTGTACACCAAATTTTAGTATTACATCACCAAAATATTGTTGTAAACTACCTTGCTTTTTATGCAATTATTATGTGATTCTCCACACTTAACGTATGAAACTATTTTCCTTCTGGCTCTTATCGTCACTAAAATAGCTCTGTATGTGTTACTTTGTAGTATGAACCTACATTTTCCCTCCAGCTCTTATAACTAGAATTTTAGGTCTCAGATTATTAATTTAgccatattttaatatttgttataatgTTATAAATACAATAagatataactaatattttaggtcttagtttatatatgttataatgaGGAATGAAtgtccggttaagacaacgtatatcAGACATTTCGCTGtcaaatcgcgacacgaagcttAAAACGAAATTCGCCTTTAAAAATACCTTTCACTAAAACAACACACACCCACcctaaatgaaataaatacacCATCAGTCcctcaacttttaaaataattatactaaccattatattaattattacacTTACATCAATATATAGCCTATAGTACTATTTGTCGTCACCACTATCAGTCGTCATTAGTCGTCGTCGCCACCCGTCACCACCGTGTCACCGCATTATTCGGGCACCATGctaatgaataaaaataaactaataaaaaattacaagGAAGTgaaatatgtataataaatgCTACGAGTAATTACAAACGAAATATGTACTAATATTTTCGTAAAcgatatatattcaaaacatattaaacataagtatagaaaatatatcttgtgatccataTGAATGGTGATTTATTGAACATACGTTTTATACGGTGTGCCCTTGAATCGTCATCCAACATTTTGTGGTATTCACAACAAACTCAGTATCACAATCAATCAACCAGGTTAAAATGATATTATTCTAATCATTTTAATCTTGTGACACGGCAAATTctcaatataaatttttttaaagtgcaCCTATCAAAATCTATAATTCACTTTTAACTAGTCATGTCATCCGGACGTTGTCTTGAGAAACATAACATTGCTagcataaattttatataaacaagaaatacaTTCGTTTGTTGCTTATTCAAACGTGTGTctgaaaattaaatattgtgtaCAAATACATTTGCATGATCAAATATTATGAACagttgaaagtaaaaaaaaaaaccaaatattaaTCAGGTAGCAACAATATAATTAATCGGaaaaaaatgtgacaaaatggggaaaaaaaataagaatgagAACGCACTAAATACTATATACCCCGACAATGGACTTGATTTACAACAGCTTTTGTAACTTTTGTGAGACACTAAAATAACATTTGACGATCATTAACACCCGTTAGAGAAAAGGACGTAACTTCCAATTAATGAGAAGGACCTGATTAATTTGTATTCGTTATTGTTACTTCCGTTAAACACTTAAACATAACTTAATGACCATTAGTTCTAGTTAGGGttacttaatattttttaatgatgAAGACTATTAttgcaacaaatttaacgaTAGGGACTATAACTATAAAAAGTGAGGCGCAGGAAAATCGAGCAACGCTATTTATTATATAGAATGCTTTCAAATCAACCTTACAACCACACTAGATCGAATCCCTAAACCAACTTATTATTGTGTTTGGCTCAAGTCATACaactaattttcattttcacattATAATCATCTCATATTTATCATCTCCACTTTTATTACCAGTGTTCAATCTAGCAAGTCAACCAAATCcaatatataaatcattataGTGATACCATTTACCAAACATAATACTGATAACAAAAGGTTTCGCTTAAGAAGGATTCACCCCTAAATAGTGTTACTAAAATCATCATAAGCATTTTATCTCAAGTTAAAATTTATCATGAGATTACACATTCAATGCAATCAAAcaattttaccctttttttaaaggaaaatgaaGCCTAATAATCTGTAAAACTTTGATATGTGTaatttaatagttatattttcTCATCAtccttctttattttttcatatgaCTTGATCCTATGATTAGGAGAattattaagttaattaattaggaggatCCATCATCACTACATACTCCATATTATAAACCTTGAAATGTTTAGAGTAAAATATGACATCCAGATACATTcataattaagtaaaataattGGATGTTCATAATttaacatgaaaataaaaatgtactAATAGGGATACACCGCACTATTTTTTGGAAATATTAATTTAGGGATTTTAGTCTatgtataacacttaaaacatgTACTTGTATCAGATAATGTTCACCTTTTAGGTGTTCAACGGTACTTTCATTTGAAGAAACTCATCATcctattgaaaataacaatgttTCGTTAGTAACATTAAAAAGTCTCAAGAAAGTCTTATGTTAACTTTAACAAACAAGTTAATTAGTACAATTATTCAACTATAATAAGTGTTCGATGTACACAATCAAATTAACATGGACAATTTAGACCATGAGAAAgttgttatttatatatgttcatccttgttttctttttcttttacaaagaGAATGAAAGAAATTACTAATACCATTTGTTACCAACCCCCACATTGCTCTAAtttcaatatttcttgtttcccctttttttttttttttttttttttatccggATAAAATGCCAACCATCTTTACCTCCAAAACTCACCACATAACTTCATGTCACCACAAATTTTCCATTATCTTTTTGGTGGGGCTAAATTTGCAAAGATGGTTGGcaatttaacatttaatttaaaataaaagcattTAACATAACACATGGTTATTGGCTCATAGTCAGTCAGGCTGCTGCACCCTTGCGAGCTTTCTTGACTCCTAGCTCAGATGAAGATGGACCCGATGGGTTCACCACTGACCATGACTCATCCGAACTAAAGGACATATCCATCACAGCATCTGGGCTACCGGGTACCAACCCGAACTTCCTTTTGTTAAAAACCCGACCCGAATTCCTTCCACATGTTATCTCTTGGATTTCCTTCCAACAGTCCTCCACTTCCTcctgtttgaaaaaaaaaaaagacaataaaataaataaataatacgagtagtgagaaaaaagaaaagtcaaCTAATTAAACTTTTGACCTGTtcaaaaaaggagaaaaatgtGAGTAGTACCTTATTGATACCAAGAATGCCTAGTAGTTGAGACTTGTATCGAATCCCAATACATGGTTCAAGATTGTTGATTACATGCATCATTGTTGCTGTTGCTACAACTGATGGAAGATAACATCTAAACCTCTCTTCTGCATTCACATAAATAACGTTACATTAAATCTCCATATATTATGGCTTAAAAGACTAGATCATGAGCATATATAGTGTAGGTATATATAGTAGTGTACCGGGAAGTAGGCAGAGAAGGAGGGACTCGCATCTTTTGAGGAAttgtaaagaaagaaaaggagatAATCCAAGTCGTCTTGTGATGAAATCAAGAAAAGATAGGGGTGTGACAGGATTCATCTTCCATTCAAGTGTTGATAGTATCAACATCTCcattttttgtattgtttttccTTCAAACACATATTTGCTTCCATCCATCTTCATTCCCAACcaaatataattaatacatacACATCAGATTTATATTCTATcaaaatgcaaattatatatacacacaaagaGAGACATACTTGAAGATCAAGAAGGAGAGGGACATGGGTCTCTTCAACTTTAGCAGCAAGAGATAAACAAGAAACACAAGTAAGTTGAGTGATCCATGGCTGTTGTTGAAATTTCTTGCTATCAAACTTTTCAAGAAACCTATCAAGATAGTTGACCGCCAGTACAACAG
The Erigeron canadensis isolate Cc75 chromosome 2, C_canadensis_v1, whole genome shotgun sequence DNA segment above includes these coding regions:
- the LOC122589332 gene encoding cyclin-D3-1-like, which codes for MMTTLLDSLYCEEKHYWEEENEQQQQVDSYTTCLENEDDENDTNSSCINNCNISHQDLFWEDDELSSLISKEQLNDGSTGDKNRREMVEWVMEVASHYSFATLTVVLAVNYLDRFLEKFDSKKFQQQPWITQLTCVSCLSLAAKVEETHVPLLLDLQMDGSKYVFEGKTIQKMEMLILSTLEWKMNPVTPLSFLDFITRRLGLSPFLSLQFLKRCESLLLCLLPEERFRCYLPSVVATATMMHVINNLEPCIGIRYKSQLLGILGINKEEVEDCWKEIQEITCGRNSGRVFNKRKFGLVPGSPDAVMDMSFSSDESWSVVNPSGPSSSELGVKKARKGAAA